ACGTGGGCTTCTTGCGGCCGTAGCGGTTGAAGACGGCGTACACGTTGGCCAGGTCGTACGGGTACACGCACGAGGAGCCCAGCGCCGCCGAGAAGTCCATGTTCATCGGCGTGGAGAGGCCCAGCTTCAGGCTCCACTCGGCCATGTTCTTCACGCCCACCGCCGCGAACGTCTTCACCGCGGGGATGTTCATCGAGTTCACCAGCGCCGTGCGCAGCAGCACGTCCCCGAGGAACTCGTCGCTGTAGTTGTCCGGCTTCCACGCGACGCCGTTCTCCGGATCATGCTCCACGATGGGCGAGTCCACGATGATGGTGGCACCCGTCCACCCCAGCTGCTCCAGCGCCGCCGAGTACACCAGCGGCTTGAAGGAGCTGCCCGGCTGGCGGCATGCCTGGAAGGCCCGGTTGAACTCGTTGGCGTCGAAGTCGTAGCCGCCCACCATCGCCGTGAGGTACTGGCGGTGCGGATCAATGGACACCAGCGCGCTCTGCAGCTCCGGCTCCTGCTCCAGCCGGAAGAGCGGCACGCCCTCCGGAATCTCCTTGTCCAGCTTCCGGTCGAACTGGACGTTGTCGTCGGTGAGGTCCTTCTTCACCACGTGGCGCACGACGATGACGTCGTCCACGGCGAGCACCCGCTTGGCGGAGGTGAGCATCAGCCCCGGGTAGTAGCCCTCGGGGTTCACCTTGCGCGCCCAGCGCATGCCCAACAGCGGCAGCAGGCCCTTGTGCGGACCCACCTGCACCTCCGCGCCCTCGGCCTCCACCTTCGTCACCCGCGCCACGTACAGCTTGTTCTCCTGGAGCTGCTCGTTGCCCATGGCCTTCATCGAATTGTCGATGAACTCCTTGCGCTCCTGCTCCGTGGTGAGCTGCTTCACCGGCCCGCGGAAGCCCTGGCGCTTGTCGATGGCCATCAGCCCCTCGAGCACCGACTCCTGCGCCGCGCGCTGGCGCTCGCTGTCCATGGTGGCGAAGACCTTCAGGCCATCATTGAGCAGCACCTTGTTGCTGTAGCGCTCCACCACGTCCCGGCGCACCTGCTCCGAGAAGAACGGCGCGAACTCGTGGAAGACGTCCTCCACCGGGTACACGTTCACCGCCTCCGCGTCCGCCTGGGCACGCTCCTCCGCGGAGATCATCCCCTCGTCGAACATGCGCCGCAGCACGTACGAGCGGCGCTTCTTGGCCGCCTCCGGCTTCTTGAAGGGCGAGTAGCGGCTGGGCGCCTGCGGCAGGCCGGCGATCAGCGTCATCTCCCCCAGCGTCAGGTCGCGCACGTCCTTGCGGTAGTAGTTCTCCGCCGCGCTCTGCACGCCGTAGCTGTGGTGCCCGAGGAAGACGTTGTTCAGGTAGAGGTAGAGGATCTCCTCCTTCGTCAGCGCCTCCTCCAGGCGCCGGGCGAGGATGGCCTCGCGAATCTTGCGCTTGAGGTTCTTCGCGGTGGCGCTCTCGTAGCCCTCGGCGGCGATGAGCACGGCCTTGGCCGTCTGCTGCGTCAGGGTCGAGCCACCCTGCACGCTGCCACCCAGGCCCAGCTTCTTGGAGATCGTCTTGAAGGCGGCGCGCGCCGTGCCCAGCACGTCCACGCCCTGGTGATCGAAGAAGCTGGAGTCCTCGCTGGCGATGAACGCCTGCACCAGCCGCTTGGGGATGCGCTCGTAGGGCACCACCTTGCGCCGGTGGTGGTAGAACTCACCGGCCAGCACCGCGTCATCGGTGTAGACCTCGGTGACGATGGGCGGCCAGTACTGGTCCACCTTGGGGATGTCCGGCAGCCCCTGGGAGAAGTGGTAGTACACACCCGCCACGGCAATCACGGCCGCGGTGGCACCCGTCAGGGTGGCCCACGCGGCGAACTTCAGCAGGCGCACCCAGAGGGGGCGCTTGGGCGGAACACCGTCGAGCACCAGCTTCGACTCGGAGCGATCGGTCTTCTCGGGATTCTGACTCATGAGGGTTCCAGCGCGGCGCGCTTGAGCACGTCCTTCAACTCCGGGGGCATATCCGCCTCCACCGCCACCTTGCCCCCGTGAGCCGGGTGGGGAAACTCTATGAACTCGGCATGCAGGAACAGGCGTTTGAGCCCCCAACGGGCCCGCACATCCCTGTTGAAACCGAAGTCACCGTATTTCTTGTCCCCAGCAACGGGGTGGCCAATGGCCGTCAGATGCCTTCTTATCTGATGAGTGCGTCCGGTCTCGATGACGCAGGAGAGGAGGGCTACCTCGCCCGATTGCTTGATGACCTTCCATCGAGTGACGGCCTCCTGCATGTTCACCCCGCGACGGGCCTTGGACTCGGCCGTCTGCTGGTGCTCGGCGAGCGGGAGGTTAATGACCCCCGAGTCCTTCGGCATCCGGCCTTTGACCAGTGTCAGATACCTCTTGCGCGGATGTCCGTTGGTGAAGAGTTCCGTGAAGTGGACCATCGCCGGGCGGCGCTTGGCGACGAGGATGACGCCGCTCGTCTCCCTGTCCAGCCGGTGGGCGGGGCTGGCGGCGAAGTCGTTCCTCACTGCCTTGGGGCCCAGGTAGGCACGCACATAATCCACCAGCGTCCCCCCGGTGATGCCGCTGCCGGTGTGGACGGCCATCCCACTCGGCTTGTCCACGGCCATCATCCAGTCGTCCTCGAAGAGGATGACCAGCTCGCTGGGGTCCACGGGGGGAGGGGGTGGGGGTTTGCGCTCCTCGGGGGCGGCGGGGGCGAGGAGCTGCGCCTCGGTCCCCCGGATGGAAATGGTGTCGCCGGCGGCCAGGGGCTGCTCTGGCTGGGCCCGCTTGCCGTTCACCCGCACCTTCTTCACTCGAATCATCTTGAAGAGGTGAGAGGTGGGCACGTTCGCGAGCTTCTTGCGGAGGAACTTGTCCAACCGCATGCCCGCGCTGTCTTCCTCGATTCGGAACTCGATCATTTGACTGGCGCCCGGACCTCACCACACCGATAAATTCGGGTCCATGCCGAAAGCCCCCACGATTGAACAGCTCCTGCAGAACGGAAGCGCCGAGTGGAACCGCCTGCGCAAGGCCGGCAAGGTCCCCACCGAGCACACGGGCGCGACCTTCGCGCAGCTCTTCTCCGCCAATACGGACCTGTCCGGACTGGGACTGGTGGGCAGCGAGTGGGAGCGCTGCGACCTGTCCAAGGTGAACTTCCGCGATACGGACCTCTCCAACGCCTACTTCCACGGCGGACGCCTCCAGGACTGCGACTTCCGGGGCGCCAACCTGGAAGGCGCCACCTTCGAGAAGCTCAAGCTCCTGCGCTGTGACTTCACGGGCGCCCGGGGCCTGGAGGAGGCGGACTTCGACGAAGTGGACATGGACCGCGTCACCGGCCTGGACGGAGAGGAGGCCCCGCCGCCCCCTCCCCCGCCCGTCCAGGGCATCACCGCCTTCACCCGCGAGCAGCGCGACAAGGTGATGGGCCCGGGCTCCCTGCTGGCCCCCGCCTCCGAGCAGCAGCAGCAGCAGTCCGGCGAGGGCGAGCTGCCGCCCTTCAAGCCCCAGGACAACCCGGGCCAGCTCTTCTTCCGCGCCCTCAAGCGCCTGGGCGCCCCGCCGCTCTGGGTGCTGGACGTGGCCGGCCTGCGGCCCCTGCTCCCCGCGCGCCTGCCCCCGGGCAGCTCCCTGGAGACGCTCTACCGCGAGGCGGTGAAGACGCGGCTGGAGAACAAGAAGCCCGCGGCGGACCCCGGCGCGGTGGAGCGTGCCCAGCGCTCGCTGCGCATGGGCGCCAAGGACTCCAACCTCGCCGCCATGTACCTGCGCGAGGTGGGCGTGGTGCCCTCCTTCCGCTTCTCCGCGGCCAAGGTGCTCAAGGACGCCCTGCGCGAGGAGCTGGCGGTGGATGACCTCACCGGCTCGGTGGACCCGCGCACCACCGGCGCGCTCCTGGAGCTGCGGCTGCCCCAGGAGGTGGTGGAGCACACCCACGAGGTGCGCCGCCGGCTGTCCGCCACGCAGCTGTACACCGCGCTGCTGGAGGCCGGCTTCAACCCGGACAACAACTGGGAGGAGGCCCTGGAGTCGGCCGAGCCCGCCATGGAGCTGGCGCAGCTGGCCACCGGCGAGGACCGGCAGGCCCTGCTCGAGGGCTTCCAGGTGTTCTCCGCCCTCCCCGAGGAGGCCCGGCTGCGCCGTCTGGCCTACCTGGCCGAGTCCCTCAACCACCTGGAGCTCCTGGGCCGGCTGCCCGAGGGCATGGAGCCGGCGTGGCTCTCCGGCCCCGAGACGCGCGAGTGCCATGACCGCGAGATGACGTACGTGCAGGCCCTGCGCGCCGACGACATCCCCCGCAAGGTGGCCGCGCTGGCCAAGGCCGAGCTGGGCGTGCCCGAGGGCGAGGTGCCCGAGGAGAGCGAGGACGATCTCTTCGTCCACCTGCGCTGCGATGTGTGCGGCAAGGAGAAGCTCATCGTCCAGTCGCCCGCCGAGGAGTGAGGGGCGGACGGGGGGAGTGAACGGTCCGGGACACTCCCCCTGTCCCAGCTGGTACACCCGCCCGGCCCCGGGTCCCGCAAGTGGCCGGAATCCGGGGCCTGGAGGCGCGGCACGCCGGGTGCTTTGGGGGGAAGGGAACCCACACCCCGGAGCACTCCTCCATGAAACGCCTCCAGATTCTCACGCTCGGCCTGTTCGCGCTGGCCTTCGGCCTGGTCACCACCGGCTGCGGCAACCAGAACAGCGTCACCATCAAGCTCACCGATGCGCCGGGTGACTTCAAGGCCGCCGTCGTCACCATCTCCGAGGTCTATCTCCAGGGTGCGGAGGGCCGCGTGGTCCTCAGCAACGAGGCCACCACCACCAACCTGGTGACGCTGGCCAACGACACCAAGGACATCGTCAAGGACGCCATCGTCCCCGCGGGCAAGTACTCCGAGCTGCGCTTCGTCATCTCCGGCGCGTACATCGAGGTGGAGCAGGAGGACGGCAGCACGGCCATCTTCGCCACCTCCAACGACTACGCGGGCCTGCCCGAGGGCGCCACCGTCTCCGGCATCCTGCAGACCCCCAGCTTCAGCACCTCCGGCGTGAAGGTGAAGCTCGACGGCGACGGCGTGGAGGTGCAGGGCGAGCAGAAGGTCATCCTGGTGGACTTCGACGTGTCCCAGAGCTTCGGCAAGGACCGCGGCCAGGGTGACAAGTGGGTGATGAAGCCGGTCATCAAGGGCGGAGAGATGGTGTTCAGCGGCAGCGTGAACGTGACGCTGGCCCAGGGCGAGGGTGTGAGCCTGCCCACCCTGAACGGCACGCCCGTGACGCTGGGCGCCTTCCGCGCCACGCTCAAGAGCACCGAGACCGACCCGGATGGCGCCTCCGCTCCCGCCGCCGAGGAGATTGCCCTGACGGACCTCAACGGTGACGGCGTGTTCGAGGCGAGCTTCAAGTTCCTCGTGCCCGGCAACTACGAGGTGAGCTTCGTGGCTCCCGAGGGCCTGAGCTTCACCACCAACCCCGGCATCCCGGCCCCCGTCACCATCGGCTCGGGCACGGACCAGTCGAAGGCCTTCGTGCTGACCTCGGCCTCCATCACGGTGCGCTAGCGAGCGGCTCCTCAGAAAACGGAAGAGTCCCGAGCGGACTTGTAGTAACCTGACTTCCCCAGTAGTACCCCCCTCAGTTGTACCGGACGGGGATACGGCACGGCACCGTATCCCCGTTCGGTCTTTGCGGGGCTCAGAGAAGCGAGAGCTGTTTGGGCGCGCCGAGCGCACGTGCATCCAGGCCGTGCCCGCGCAGCACCTCGGCCAGCTCCTCGGCGAAACCGTGCAGGGTGATGACGTCCCGGGCGCCGGTGGCCTTCACGTAGCGCACCAGTGACGGGCAGTCGGCATGGTCCGAGAGCGGGAAGGCCACGTCCGCGTTGTAGCGCCGCGTGGCCCCGGCCCCATCCAGCGCCCAGCCGGTGAGCACGGCGGTGGCGCGAGGCCAGAGAGGCGCGAGCGCCCCACCCCGGTTGAGGTGCGGTGGGAAGAAGAGGACCTCGCCCGGCTCCACGTGGCCCTCGTAGCGCCGCAGCGGCTCGATGGGGACGCCGAGCTCGCCGTAGAGCTTCGTCACTTCGTAGATGGAGGGATGGGCCACCAGCGGGAAGCCGCGGTCCGCCAGGTACTTCATCGCCTCCTGGCTCTTGCCCAGCGCATAGGCCAGCAGCACCGGCACCGCGCCACGCTCCAGGTGACGGCGCACCCAGGACTCCACCTGCCCCAGCACCTCCTCGCGCGGCGGGAAGACGTAGCGCGGGTGCCCGAAGGTGGACTCGATGACGAGCACGTCGCACTCGGCCACCTCGGCGGGCTCGGCGGTGAGCGAGGGCGCCAGGCTGATGTCCCCCGTGTAGACGATGCGCTT
The sequence above is drawn from the Archangium gephyra genome and encodes:
- a CDS encoding penicillin-binding protein 1A; the encoded protein is MSQNPEKTDRSESKLVLDGVPPKRPLWVRLLKFAAWATLTGATAAVIAVAGVYYHFSQGLPDIPKVDQYWPPIVTEVYTDDAVLAGEFYHHRRKVVPYERIPKRLVQAFIASEDSSFFDHQGVDVLGTARAAFKTISKKLGLGGSVQGGSTLTQQTAKAVLIAAEGYESATAKNLKRKIREAILARRLEEALTKEEILYLYLNNVFLGHHSYGVQSAAENYYRKDVRDLTLGEMTLIAGLPQAPSRYSPFKKPEAAKKRRSYVLRRMFDEGMISAEERAQADAEAVNVYPVEDVFHEFAPFFSEQVRRDVVERYSNKVLLNDGLKVFATMDSERQRAAQESVLEGLMAIDKRQGFRGPVKQLTTEQERKEFIDNSMKAMGNEQLQENKLYVARVTKVEAEGAEVQVGPHKGLLPLLGMRWARKVNPEGYYPGLMLTSAKRVLAVDDVIVVRHVVKKDLTDDNVQFDRKLDKEIPEGVPLFRLEQEPELQSALVSIDPHRQYLTAMVGGYDFDANEFNRAFQACRQPGSSFKPLVYSAALEQLGWTGATIIVDSPIVEHDPENGVAWKPDNYSDEFLGDVLLRTALVNSMNIPAVKTFAAVGVKNMAEWSLKLGLSTPMNMDFSAALGSSCVYPYDLANVYAVFNRYGRKKPTYFIRKIEDRFGRTLEDHTAYDDAWAPLQDRVAAGYARLFEPGEQVMSPETGFITTSMLRGVVTEGTGGPAQKLGKPAAGKTGTTNDSFDTWFAGFTRDLVTVAWVGYDKNEHPLGRYETGGRASLPIWLNYMKPALAARPQSEFWPPEWLRDTMMLLRIDKKTGKIASSGTKDAVNIWFKKGTQPDDVAPEKGSVGVQDFIMGAP
- a CDS encoding RluA family pseudouridine synthase; the protein is MIEFRIEEDSAGMRLDKFLRKKLANVPTSHLFKMIRVKKVRVNGKRAQPEQPLAAGDTISIRGTEAQLLAPAAPEERKPPPPPPVDPSELVILFEDDWMMAVDKPSGMAVHTGSGITGGTLVDYVRAYLGPKAVRNDFAASPAHRLDRETSGVILVAKRRPAMVHFTELFTNGHPRKRYLTLVKGRMPKDSGVINLPLAEHQQTAESKARRGVNMQEAVTRWKVIKQSGEVALLSCVIETGRTHQIRRHLTAIGHPVAGDKKYGDFGFNRDVRARWGLKRLFLHAEFIEFPHPAHGGKVAVEADMPPELKDVLKRAALEPS
- a CDS encoding pentapeptide repeat-containing protein, which produces MPKAPTIEQLLQNGSAEWNRLRKAGKVPTEHTGATFAQLFSANTDLSGLGLVGSEWERCDLSKVNFRDTDLSNAYFHGGRLQDCDFRGANLEGATFEKLKLLRCDFTGARGLEEADFDEVDMDRVTGLDGEEAPPPPPPPVQGITAFTREQRDKVMGPGSLLAPASEQQQQQSGEGELPPFKPQDNPGQLFFRALKRLGAPPLWVLDVAGLRPLLPARLPPGSSLETLYREAVKTRLENKKPAADPGAVERAQRSLRMGAKDSNLAAMYLREVGVVPSFRFSAAKVLKDALREELAVDDLTGSVDPRTTGALLELRLPQEVVEHTHEVRRRLSATQLYTALLEAGFNPDNNWEEALESAEPAMELAQLATGEDRQALLEGFQVFSALPEEARLRRLAYLAESLNHLELLGRLPEGMEPAWLSGPETRECHDREMTYVQALRADDIPRKVAALAKAELGVPEGEVPEESEDDLFVHLRCDVCGKEKLIVQSPAEE
- a CDS encoding DUF4382 domain-containing protein, whose amino-acid sequence is MKRLQILTLGLFALAFGLVTTGCGNQNSVTIKLTDAPGDFKAAVVTISEVYLQGAEGRVVLSNEATTTNLVTLANDTKDIVKDAIVPAGKYSELRFVISGAYIEVEQEDGSTAIFATSNDYAGLPEGATVSGILQTPSFSTSGVKVKLDGDGVEVQGEQKVILVDFDVSQSFGKDRGQGDKWVMKPVIKGGEMVFSGSVNVTLAQGEGVSLPTLNGTPVTLGAFRATLKSTETDPDGASAPAAEEIALTDLNGDGVFEASFKFLVPGNYEVSFVAPEGLSFTTNPGIPAPVTIGSGTDQSKAFVLTSASITVR
- a CDS encoding MBL fold metallo-hydrolase; translated protein: MSVELRRNGLHLTGTPLSLDAKRKSPLSFVSHAHSDHIARHERTIATAATLRLMAHRLGTLSAPLSVPYGQPFSLGSLTLELLPAGHVLGSAQLRVTREDGKRIVYTGDISLAPSLTAEPAEVAECDVLVIESTFGHPRYVFPPREEVLGQVESWVRRHLERGAVPVLLAYALGKSQEAMKYLADRGFPLVAHPSIYEVTKLYGELGVPIEPLRRYEGHVEPGEVLFFPPHLNRGGALAPLWPRATAVLTGWALDGAGATRRYNADVAFPLSDHADCPSLVRYVKATGARDVITLHGFAEELAEVLRGHGLDARALGAPKQLSLL